From a region of the Bradyrhizobium diazoefficiens genome:
- the guaA gene encoding glutamine-hydrolyzing GMP synthase, producing the protein MTAAQHDRSASTPSVASAHDKILIVDFGSQVTQLIARRVREDGVYCEIVPFSKAEAAFNEMKPKAVILSGGPESVHEAGSPRAPQTIFDSGVPVMGICYGQMTMAAQLGGEVEGGHHREFGRADVEVKAPSRLFEDVWSLGGKNQVWMSHGDRITKMPPGFSVAGTSPNAPFAIIQDETRKYYGLMFHPEVVHTPDGAKLIRNFVRKIAGLSGDWTMRAFREEEIAKIRQQVGKGKVICGLSGGVDSAVAAVLIHEAIGDQLTCVFVDHGLLRLDEARTVVDLFRHHYNIPLVHVDASKQFLGELEGVTDPETKRKTIGRLFIEVFEQEAKKIGGADFLAQGTLYPDVIESVSFTGGPSVTIKSHHNVGGLPARMNMKLVEPLRELFKDEVRKLGRELGLPEIFVGRHPFPGPGLAIRCPGDITRDKLDILRKADAVYIDQIRKHGLYDEIWQAFAVLLPVKTVGVMGDGRTYDYVVGLRAVTSTDGMTADFYQFDMKFLSETATRIINEVKGVNRVVYDVTSKPPGTIEWE; encoded by the coding sequence ATGACAGCAGCACAGCACGACCGCTCCGCGTCGACGCCCTCGGTGGCCTCGGCGCACGACAAGATTCTCATCGTCGACTTCGGCAGCCAGGTGACGCAGCTGATCGCGCGTCGCGTGCGCGAGGATGGCGTCTATTGCGAGATCGTCCCGTTCAGCAAGGCCGAAGCCGCCTTCAACGAGATGAAGCCGAAAGCAGTGATCCTCTCCGGTGGGCCTGAGTCGGTGCATGAGGCTGGCTCGCCCCGTGCCCCGCAGACGATCTTCGATTCCGGGGTGCCCGTGATGGGCATCTGCTACGGCCAGATGACCATGGCCGCCCAACTCGGCGGCGAGGTCGAGGGCGGCCATCACCGCGAATTCGGCCGCGCCGATGTCGAGGTCAAGGCGCCGAGCCGGCTGTTCGAGGACGTCTGGTCGCTTGGCGGCAAGAACCAGGTCTGGATGAGCCATGGCGACCGCATCACAAAAATGCCGCCGGGCTTCTCCGTTGCCGGCACCTCGCCGAACGCGCCGTTCGCGATCATCCAGGACGAGACGCGCAAATATTACGGCCTGATGTTCCACCCCGAAGTGGTGCACACGCCCGACGGCGCGAAACTGATCCGCAACTTCGTCCGCAAGATCGCCGGCCTTTCCGGCGACTGGACCATGCGCGCCTTCCGCGAGGAGGAGATCGCAAAAATCCGCCAGCAGGTCGGCAAGGGCAAGGTGATCTGCGGCCTGTCCGGCGGCGTCGATTCAGCCGTCGCGGCCGTGCTGATCCACGAGGCGATCGGCGACCAGCTGACTTGTGTCTTCGTCGACCACGGCCTGCTCCGCCTCGACGAAGCCAGGACCGTGGTCGACCTGTTCCGCCACCATTACAATATCCCGCTCGTGCACGTGGACGCCTCGAAGCAGTTTCTGGGCGAGCTCGAAGGCGTCACCGATCCCGAAACCAAGCGCAAGACCATCGGGCGCCTCTTCATCGAGGTGTTCGAGCAGGAGGCCAAGAAGATCGGCGGCGCCGACTTCCTCGCGCAAGGCACGCTCTACCCAGACGTGATCGAGAGCGTCTCCTTCACCGGCGGACCTTCAGTCACCATCAAGTCGCACCACAATGTCGGCGGTCTCCCTGCGCGCATGAACATGAAGCTCGTCGAGCCGCTGCGCGAGCTGTTCAAGGATGAGGTGCGCAAGCTCGGCCGCGAGCTCGGCCTGCCCGAAATTTTCGTCGGCCGCCACCCGTTCCCGGGCCCGGGCCTCGCCATCCGCTGCCCCGGCGACATCACCCGCGACAAGCTCGACATCTTGCGGAAAGCGGATGCCGTCTACATCGACCAGATTCGCAAGCACGGCCTCTATGACGAGATCTGGCAGGCCTTTGCCGTGCTGCTCCCGGTGAAGACGGTGGGCGTCATGGGCGATGGCCGTACCTATGACTATGTCGTCGGCCTGCGCGCCGTCACCTCCACCGACGGCATGACCGCGGACTTCTACCAGTTCGACATGAAGTTTTTGAGCGAGACCGCCACGCGCATCATCAACGAGGTGAAGGGCGTGAATAGGGTGGTGTACGACGTGACCAGCAAGCCGCCGGGGACGATCGAGTGGGAGTGA
- a CDS encoding sigma-70 family RNA polymerase sigma factor — MEDGIKVTTAPKPVEAEKLERIVIGLRPKLHRYCARMVGSVVEAEDVVQEALTKAVEALPRVRAIENPEAWLFRIAHNAALDFLRQRERRKVFETDEDVDMKADPVDEVFQRQAAAAALHTFMRLPVVQRSSVVLKDVLGYSLEEIGDVSGKSIPAVKAALHSGREQLRLVALEPDDLTPPVLSEAERDRLAAYVAHFNDRDFDAVRDMLAEDVQLELVSKSHMRGRSEVERYFGNYASIHDWRLDLGFVDRRPALIVRHPHDPPDKPDYFILLQWVGRQISRIRDFRHARYAMEPAEVTALD, encoded by the coding sequence ATGGAAGATGGCATCAAAGTTACGACAGCGCCCAAACCCGTAGAGGCGGAAAAGCTGGAACGCATCGTTATCGGCCTACGACCCAAGCTGCATCGGTACTGCGCGCGTATGGTCGGTTCCGTGGTCGAGGCCGAGGATGTTGTACAGGAAGCATTGACCAAGGCCGTCGAAGCTCTTCCGCGTGTGAGAGCAATCGAGAATCCAGAGGCTTGGCTATTTCGCATCGCTCACAATGCGGCGCTGGATTTCTTACGCCAGCGCGAACGGCGAAAGGTATTTGAGACCGACGAAGATGTGGATATGAAGGCCGATCCGGTCGACGAGGTTTTTCAGCGACAGGCCGCCGCAGCCGCCCTGCATACATTCATGCGGCTCCCGGTGGTGCAGCGCAGCAGCGTGGTCCTGAAGGACGTGCTCGGGTATTCGCTTGAGGAGATCGGCGACGTCTCCGGCAAAAGCATTCCAGCCGTGAAGGCCGCACTACATAGCGGTCGCGAGCAACTGCGTCTCGTCGCGCTCGAGCCCGACGATCTCACTCCGCCAGTTCTCAGTGAGGCCGAACGTGACCGGCTGGCGGCTTATGTGGCCCACTTCAATGATCGCGATTTCGACGCTGTGCGCGACATGCTGGCGGAAGACGTACAACTCGAGCTTGTCAGCAAATCCCACATGAGAGGGCGTTCCGAAGTCGAGCGGTATTTTGGCAATTACGCCAGTATCCACGACTGGCGCCTCGACTTGGGCTTTGTTGACCGGCGGCCGGCGCTCATCGTTCGTCATCCCCACGATCCGCCAGATAAGCCTGACTATTTCATTCTGCTGCAGTGGGTAGGTAGGCAAATCAGCCGTATCCGTGATTTCCGTCATGCGCGGTATGCGATGGAGCCTGCGGAGGTCACGGCTCTCGATTAA
- a CDS encoding SDR family oxidoreductase, which yields MILVTGAAGLNGSAVIREFSRNGVPVRALVRGRSKAGALAELPYVELVEGDMARPETLDRVLDGIDRALMISSSNPQMLETQCRFIDTCKAAGVAHVVKFSGKESGIGFDAKNFRFTRMHEEIERYLEGSGLGWTHLRPSQFMQVYLREAPVVAGKGLLLLPLDGVRLSPVDVEDIAKIAFALLTQGGHQGRALDITGPQSLSMAEIAAALSEAIGKPVKYQSISPEERRRGMQAAGLPPFMIDALHEQALERLRHPQSSVELGAHELFGVEPTSFVDFARRHAAVFGNNIN from the coding sequence ATGATCTTGGTAACCGGCGCTGCGGGCCTTAACGGTTCGGCGGTCATACGTGAATTTTCTCGCAACGGGGTACCGGTGCGTGCGCTTGTGCGCGGTCGGTCGAAGGCTGGAGCGTTGGCGGAATTGCCATATGTCGAACTGGTCGAAGGAGATATGGCGCGCCCCGAAACGCTGGATCGCGTACTGGACGGTATCGATCGCGCTCTGATGATATCTAGCTCTAACCCGCAGATGCTTGAGACGCAGTGTCGGTTTATTGATACTTGCAAGGCCGCCGGGGTAGCTCACGTAGTCAAGTTTTCAGGCAAGGAATCCGGCATCGGCTTCGACGCGAAGAATTTCCGCTTCACGCGAATGCATGAAGAAATCGAGCGGTATCTGGAGGGTTCGGGGCTCGGCTGGACACATTTGCGTCCGAGCCAGTTTATGCAGGTCTACCTGCGGGAAGCACCAGTTGTTGCCGGCAAAGGCCTACTGCTGCTGCCGCTCGACGGCGTGAGGCTCTCGCCGGTTGACGTCGAGGATATCGCCAAGATTGCGTTCGCCCTTCTCACCCAAGGCGGCCATCAAGGTCGCGCGTTGGATATCACGGGGCCGCAGTCTTTAAGCATGGCTGAGATCGCAGCAGCCCTCAGTGAGGCGATCGGAAAACCGGTCAAATATCAAAGCATAAGTCCCGAGGAGCGCCGGCGCGGCATGCAAGCGGCCGGCCTGCCGCCATTCATGATCGATGCGCTTCACGAACAGGCGCTGGAGCGGCTTCGCCATCCTCAGTCGAGCGTCGAACTTGGAGCGCACGAGCTGTTTGGCGTGGAGCCAACAAGCTTTGTAGATTTTGCTAGACGCCACGCCGCAGTCTTTGGGAACAACATCAACTGA
- a CDS encoding MmcQ/YjbR family DNA-binding protein, whose amino-acid sequence MTYKEYNAFCRKLPATTYVVQWGGSHVWKVGGKVFAIGGWHDDEPAYTFKVNDIAYELLKEQPGLRPAPYLASRGMKWIQHYRKPGLSDNELRDYISQSHAIVAQGLSKKKRIEIGLG is encoded by the coding sequence ATGACCTATAAGGAATACAACGCCTTCTGCCGTAAGCTTCCCGCTACGACCTATGTAGTGCAGTGGGGCGGGTCGCATGTCTGGAAGGTGGGCGGCAAGGTGTTCGCGATCGGCGGCTGGCATGACGATGAACCGGCCTACACCTTCAAGGTGAACGATATCGCTTATGAGTTGCTGAAGGAGCAGCCGGGCTTACGTCCCGCGCCTTATCTTGCGTCGCGCGGCATGAAGTGGATCCAGCACTACAGGAAGCCCGGTCTCTCCGACAACGAGCTGCGCGACTATATCAGCCAGTCGCACGCCATCGTCGCGCAGGGTCTTTCGAAGAAGAAGCGGATCGAGATCGGGCTGGGGTGA
- a CDS encoding glycosyltransferase: protein MPRFLFLTWNGAGNQPPAVATAQALRRRGHEITFAGYANQCSYFTERGLRFVLLGRSSAAWRDAAPEHMFAVKLRAVWATPDHLFDLPRLISEELYDAVVIDCLMFGALAAAESTHVPVATLIHSAPGALMPPKGRFESQVLGPVNELRAGAGLQRVGSLWESWARFPSLSNSIRQLDPLAAQAPAAFTYLGPIIEDLPPSGWQPPWQANDPRPLVLVSFSTGPYWDQTSRILRTLDAVRDRDCRALVTAGSIELDPAIVPDNATVVRRIPHDEILPHVAVTITHAGHGTVTASLKHGVPLLCLPNPAGDQPILAAQVQNLGCGLSLEGDTATSSEIGQAIDRLILAPSYAANARLLADAILRSPGISTAVSRLEELCAP from the coding sequence ATGCCGCGCTTTCTGTTCCTGACCTGGAACGGCGCCGGCAACCAGCCGCCGGCAGTTGCCACAGCGCAGGCGCTGAGAAGGCGCGGTCACGAGATAACGTTCGCCGGTTACGCAAACCAATGCAGCTACTTCACCGAGCGCGGCCTTCGCTTCGTATTGCTCGGACGCTCCTCGGCGGCCTGGCGCGATGCGGCGCCTGAGCACATGTTTGCCGTCAAGTTGCGGGCTGTCTGGGCAACGCCAGACCATTTGTTTGACCTGCCACGCTTGATTTCCGAGGAGTTGTACGACGCGGTTGTCATCGATTGCCTCATGTTCGGAGCCTTGGCGGCAGCCGAGAGCACTCATGTGCCAGTCGCGACGCTGATCCACAGTGCGCCAGGCGCCCTGATGCCGCCCAAAGGCCGATTTGAATCTCAAGTTCTGGGGCCGGTCAACGAGCTGAGAGCCGGGGCCGGATTGCAGCGTGTCGGAAGCCTATGGGAGAGCTGGGCACGCTTTCCGTCACTGTCAAACAGTATCCGCCAACTGGACCCATTGGCCGCGCAAGCTCCGGCGGCCTTCACCTATCTTGGACCGATCATCGAAGACCTTCCGCCGTCCGGTTGGCAACCGCCTTGGCAGGCAAATGACCCTCGCCCACTCGTATTGGTCAGCTTTTCGACGGGGCCATACTGGGATCAAACCTCGCGCATTTTAAGAACGCTTGACGCGGTACGCGATCGCGATTGCCGGGCGCTCGTGACCGCAGGCTCAATTGAACTCGATCCAGCAATTGTGCCCGACAATGCGACAGTCGTTCGGCGCATTCCTCACGATGAGATTCTCCCACATGTTGCTGTGACCATTACTCATGCCGGGCACGGCACGGTTACGGCCTCGCTGAAGCACGGGGTGCCCCTGCTCTGCCTGCCAAATCCCGCTGGCGATCAACCGATCTTGGCAGCCCAAGTCCAAAATCTCGGATGCGGTTTATCGCTCGAAGGCGACACGGCAACGTCGTCCGAGATAGGACAGGCAATTGATCGACTGATATTGGCTCCATCCTATGCGGCGAATGCTCGTTTGCTCGCAGACGCGATTCTGAGATCGCCCGGCATCTCCACGGCTGTCTCGCGATTAGAAGAATTGTGCGCCCCGTAG
- a CDS encoding TetR/AcrR family transcriptional regulator, with amino-acid sequence MKMARSYTMRARAAAAEATRRRILEAVVTLLTSRFRSEIRLEDIAEGAQVTVQTIINVFGSRSELLDTAFATLLQEIREQRLRAEPGDLKGAVGALLDHYEQFGDLVIRNLAERADPELIAVGRAGHRQWVQRQFETQIAQVDPTRRRSLTDELVCVCDVYTWALLRRDMGRSRPETEKTILSLVNAIVGAM; translated from the coding sequence ATGAAAATGGCTCGCTCATATACGATGCGTGCGAGAGCAGCCGCAGCGGAGGCTACACGGCGGCGGATTCTCGAAGCCGTTGTCACCCTGCTAACAAGCCGGTTTCGGTCCGAGATCCGGCTTGAAGACATTGCCGAGGGCGCGCAGGTGACGGTCCAAACAATCATCAACGTGTTCGGCAGCCGGTCGGAGCTGCTCGATACGGCATTTGCGACCCTGCTCCAGGAAATAAGGGAGCAACGGCTCCGAGCCGAACCGGGGGACCTCAAAGGCGCTGTCGGGGCACTCCTTGACCACTACGAGCAGTTTGGCGATCTCGTGATCCGAAATCTCGCGGAGCGGGCGGACCCGGAACTTATTGCTGTCGGGAGGGCCGGTCACCGTCAATGGGTGCAACGGCAATTCGAAACGCAAATCGCGCAAGTGGATCCGACGCGCCGTCGGTCGCTGACAGACGAGTTGGTATGCGTCTGCGACGTGTATACGTGGGCGCTGCTGCGACGTGATATGGGCCGATCCAGACCGGAGACGGAAAAGACGATCTTGTCGTTGGTCAATGCGATCGTGGGGGCGATGTGA
- a CDS encoding SDR family oxidoreductase, which yields MNIELKGRTAIVTGSTAGIGRATAEGLARAGASVVINGRGNARVDQAVRQMRQVFPDSDISGVAADLSTAAGAEAVFAQAPDADILVNNVGTAHIRDYNGIEDIANIPDEDWLGLFQLNVMSGVRMTRHYLPRMAKKGWGRIVFVSSESAVNIPKEMLDYGMTKTAQLAVSRGLAEAAAGTGVTVNAVLPGPTRSEILGHFMAKQAEANGITQEEAERGFLKAKRPTTLIQRFASTDEVANMIVYACSEQASATTGAALRVDGGVVRFVA from the coding sequence GCATCGGTCGTGCCACCGCGGAGGGACTGGCGCGTGCCGGCGCATCGGTCGTCATCAACGGCCGCGGAAACGCCCGCGTCGATCAAGCGGTGCGGCAGATGCGACAAGTCTTTCCCGATAGCGACATCTCAGGCGTAGCCGCCGACCTCTCGACTGCGGCGGGCGCCGAGGCCGTCTTCGCGCAGGCGCCCGACGCCGATATTCTCGTGAACAACGTGGGGACGGCGCACATCCGCGACTACAACGGCATCGAGGACATCGCGAATATCCCCGACGAGGACTGGCTTGGCCTGTTCCAGTTGAACGTCATGAGCGGCGTGCGCATGACGCGCCACTACCTGCCGCGCATGGCGAAAAAGGGCTGGGGCCGAATCGTGTTCGTCAGCAGCGAGTCCGCGGTCAATATCCCCAAGGAGATGCTCGACTACGGCATGACAAAGACCGCGCAACTCGCGGTCTCGCGCGGGCTTGCCGAGGCGGCCGCGGGCACGGGCGTCACCGTCAACGCCGTCCTGCCGGGCCCTACTCGGTCTGAGATCCTGGGTCACTTCATGGCAAAGCAGGCGGAGGCGAACGGGATCACGCAGGAGGAAGCCGAGCGAGGCTTCCTGAAGGCGAAGCGTCCGACCACCCTCATTCAGCGTTTTGCGAGCACCGATGAGGTGGCCAACATGATCGTCTACGCCTGCTCGGAGCAGGCTTCCGCGACCACTGGTGCGGCTCTGCGCGTCGACGGCGGCGTGGTCCGCTTCGTTGCCTGA